The Desulfovibrio subterraneus genome has a segment encoding these proteins:
- a CDS encoding NifB/NifX family molybdenum-iron cluster-binding protein: MKIAIPSRQGFLDEHFGHCEAFTILTLDETRKIVKEDLLTPPPGCGCKSNIVSTLAEMGVKVLLAGNMGQGAVNKLEEAGISVIRGASGSVRTVADQWLAGNLQSSNTICTAHHDHDGHGGCGNH; encoded by the coding sequence ATGAAGATTGCCATTCCTTCCCGTCAGGGTTTTCTGGACGAACACTTCGGTCATTGCGAAGCCTTCACCATTCTCACGCTGGACGAAACCAGAAAAATCGTGAAAGAAGATCTTCTCACGCCGCCTCCCGGTTGCGGCTGCAAGTCCAACATCGTGTCCACCCTTGCGGAAATGGGCGTGAAGGTACTGCTTGCCGGCAACATGGGACAGGGCGCTGTTAACAAGCTTGAGGAAGCAGGCATTTCCGTTATCCGCGGTGCAAGCGGCTCAGTAAGAACCGTTGCCGACCAGTGGCTCGCCGGAAACCTGCAGTCCAGCAACACGATCTGCACCGCGCACCATGACCATGACGGTCACGGAGGCTGCGGAAACCACTAA
- a CDS encoding YchJ family protein, which translates to MSTCPCGSGLTLENCCGPIIHDGKPAPSAEALMRSRYTAHVLGVYEYLNTSMHPSVRGQDTVDDIEQWSSKIEWKGLEILSTSAGAEGDTVGEVEFVARYDLAGVPQQLNELAEFRKEGDYWFYVDGKVRGHETVRREAPKVGRNEPCPCGSGKKFKKCCG; encoded by the coding sequence ATGAGCACTTGCCCTTGCGGCTCCGGCCTTACTCTGGAAAACTGCTGCGGCCCCATCATTCATGACGGAAAGCCCGCCCCCTCTGCGGAAGCCCTGATGCGTTCGCGCTACACTGCGCACGTTCTCGGCGTTTACGAATACCTGAACACCTCCATGCACCCCTCCGTGCGCGGGCAGGACACTGTGGATGATATTGAACAGTGGTCCTCCAAGATTGAGTGGAAGGGACTGGAGATTCTCTCCACCTCCGCCGGTGCCGAAGGCGACACCGTGGGCGAAGTGGAATTCGTGGCGCGTTATGATCTTGCAGGCGTACCCCAGCAGCTGAACGAACTGGCAGAATTCCGCAAGGAAGGCGACTACTGGTTCTATGTGGACGGCAAAGTGCGCGGCCACGAGACCGTTCGCCGCGAGGCCCCCAAGGTAGGCCGCAACGAGCCCTGCCCCTGCGGGTCCGGCAAGAAGTTCAAGAAGTGCTGCGGCTAG
- a CDS encoding HPP family protein, producing the protein MRYFRKMCGCGCNPCCISFSEAVWSFVGALLGIGAVSYLHFNLLAEADAVMLIGSFGASAVLLYGVPNAPLSQPRNLVGGHVLSAIVGVFMAQHIPVLWMACALAVATAIFVMHLTATLHPPGGATALIAVIGSQKIHSLGYGYAFIPALSGALILLAVALLVNNIPHSRRYPQYWN; encoded by the coding sequence GTGCGATATTTCAGAAAGATGTGCGGTTGCGGGTGCAACCCCTGCTGCATCAGTTTTTCAGAGGCGGTATGGTCCTTTGTGGGCGCCCTGCTCGGCATCGGCGCGGTGAGCTATCTGCATTTCAATCTGCTGGCAGAGGCAGATGCCGTCATGCTCATCGGCTCTTTCGGCGCATCGGCCGTGCTGCTCTACGGGGTGCCCAATGCCCCGCTCTCGCAGCCGCGCAACCTTGTTGGCGGGCATGTTCTTTCCGCCATTGTGGGTGTTTTCATGGCGCAGCATATTCCGGTGCTGTGGATGGCCTGCGCGCTGGCCGTTGCCACGGCCATTTTCGTTATGCATCTGACAGCCACCCTGCATCCCCCCGGAGGGGCCACCGCGCTCATTGCAGTCATCGGCAGCCAGAAAATCCATTCTCTCGGCTACGGTTATGCGTTCATTCCCGCATTGAGCGGCGCACTCATCCTGCTTGCGGTGGCTCTGCTGGTGAACAATATTCCCCATTCAAGGCGCTATCCGCAGTACTGGAACTGA
- a CDS encoding YbaB/EbfC family nucleoid-associated protein translates to MRGMNDMLRQAQLMQRKMTALQDDLGNRSLEVTSGGGMVTVTCTGKQEITSIKIDPSVVDPNDVDMLQDLVMTAVNEAVRQTKAMVEKEMSAITGGLRVPGLI, encoded by the coding sequence ATGCGCGGAATGAATGACATGCTGCGTCAGGCGCAGCTTATGCAGAGAAAGATGACCGCCCTGCAGGATGATCTGGGCAACCGTTCCCTCGAAGTTACCAGCGGCGGCGGCATGGTTACCGTGACCTGCACCGGCAAGCAGGAAATAACTTCCATCAAGATTGATCCTTCCGTTGTTGACCCCAACGACGTGGACATGCTGCAGGATCTGGTGATGACCGCCGTGAACGAAGCCGTGCGCCAGACCAAGGCCATGGTTGAGAAGGAAATGAGCGCCATTACCGGCGGCCTTCGTGTTCCCGGTCTGATCTAG
- the recR gene encoding recombination mediator RecR, giving the protein MQRLPEPLKVLVEQLSRLPGLGPKSALRLAMTLLKWPENNTRSLGKAIHDLRDNLHLCSRCGSLTDTDPCTICTDGSRSRETLCLVSEWDSLLAMEDGGFYRGQYMILGGLIAPLDNVTPEHLELNRLQHRLAEGEINELIFALGTTMEAENTATYVKQLVASRFPHIRVTRLAQGIPLGSEVKFVDKETLRQSLNYRQEL; this is encoded by the coding sequence GTGCAACGACTCCCCGAACCGCTCAAGGTGCTGGTGGAGCAGTTGTCGCGGCTGCCCGGCCTCGGACCCAAATCGGCACTGCGTCTTGCAATGACGCTGCTGAAATGGCCCGAGAACAACACCCGCAGCCTCGGCAAGGCCATCCACGACCTGCGCGACAATCTGCATCTGTGCTCGCGGTGCGGCTCACTGACCGATACCGACCCGTGCACCATCTGTACGGACGGCTCACGCAGCCGTGAGACCCTGTGTCTCGTCTCGGAATGGGATTCGCTGCTTGCGATGGAAGATGGCGGGTTCTACCGCGGTCAGTACATGATTCTCGGCGGGCTTATTGCTCCGCTGGATAACGTGACGCCCGAACATCTTGAATTGAACAGGCTGCAGCACCGGCTTGCGGAAGGCGAGATCAATGAACTCATCTTCGCGTTGGGCACCACCATGGAGGCGGAGAACACCGCCACCTACGTGAAGCAGCTTGTGGCCTCGCGTTTTCCGCATATCCGTGTAACCCGCCTTGCGCAGGGCATTCCGCTCGGCTCTGAGGTGAAATTCGTGGATAAGGAGACCCTGCGGCAGTCGCTGAACTATCGGCAGGAACTGTAG
- a CDS encoding acyltransferase family protein, with translation MIFSQRDSGIAKGFAIVMMMAHHAFAFPDRIPASLRHIPTLPGIDGEAMLGTLGKICVCLFIFISGYGLHRSSLRNKIHPLSRISAFCKVYLFYFIVTVSIGILFFPNVTMPDGTARYTTDITTLLLNIFNIITTYNEEWWFVRVYCVMVLLFPLVRKYLDQPAILIAGSLLTYASLQLLPTTQFTNYFKQISYYQVPFVTGMLFSSMKLYERVTYRCIESPLLWGALLVTLLLTFRLVVYERYLHPLYFFVTTPLFVIGASRALRISELLTRLFEILGKYSFPMWLVHSYFCYYFLQPLTYAPRYGIAILLNLSLLTFATCFVLEKIRMALPAPLR, from the coding sequence ATGATCTTCAGCCAACGAGACTCGGGAATCGCTAAAGGGTTTGCCATTGTCATGATGATGGCGCACCACGCCTTCGCTTTTCCGGACCGCATTCCTGCGTCATTGCGGCATATTCCAACCCTGCCGGGGATAGACGGAGAAGCTATGCTGGGGACGTTGGGCAAAATTTGTGTATGCCTGTTCATCTTCATCAGCGGTTACGGACTCCATCGATCATCACTTCGAAACAAGATACACCCGTTGTCCCGTATTTCCGCATTTTGCAAGGTTTACTTGTTCTACTTCATCGTCACCGTTAGCATCGGCATATTGTTCTTTCCAAACGTCACCATGCCGGACGGCACCGCGCGATACACGACGGACATCACTACCTTGCTTCTCAATATATTCAACATTATAACAACGTACAATGAAGAATGGTGGTTTGTCCGCGTCTACTGCGTGATGGTTCTTTTGTTTCCACTTGTGCGCAAGTATCTTGACCAACCCGCCATACTCATTGCAGGCAGCCTTCTCACCTATGCCTCGTTACAGCTACTGCCCACAACGCAGTTCACAAACTATTTCAAACAAATCTCCTATTATCAGGTCCCATTTGTGACCGGCATGCTGTTTTCCAGCATGAAGCTATACGAACGCGTCACCTATCGATGTATTGAATCTCCTTTGTTATGGGGTGCACTGCTGGTTACTCTCCTGCTTACATTCAGGCTGGTAGTGTATGAACGCTACCTCCATCCCCTCTACTTTTTCGTCACCACCCCCCTATTCGTAATAGGTGCGTCCCGGGCCTTGCGAATTAGCGAGCTGCTCACCCGACTATTTGAAATACTTGGCAAATACAGCTTCCCTATGTGGCTTGTGCACTCATATTTTTGCTACTATTTCCTCCAGCCCTTAACTTACGCTCCGCGCTACGGCATAGCCATTCTGCTCAACCTGTCTCTTCTCACCTTCGCCACTTGCTTTGTGCTGGAAAAAATTCGCATGGCATTACCTGCGCCGCTACGATAA
- a CDS encoding PIN-like domain-containing protein, whose protein sequence is MKNVMRAFYSDVDRAKEVWESPNTLFIFDTNILRKLYSYAEQTREDFFALLEAVSDKIWIPYHVALEFQRGRLSAIKEEKAIFRHINKSLDDIETIFKKDIAKLDLTTRLPKLARNTDTLYKDITKLITNYKKSVDYWDKKQICVRSHDSIRDKIDILFENKVGQPPESQDWLNDIYSEGKNRFENKTPPGFKDANKENSKEPYFEFSNLKYERQYSDLVIWKQIINHAKNENIENVIFVTNDLKEDWWYTIDSGGEKRIGHDARLKEEICKESDVKYFQIYDMIDFFKNAEQFLDIKINEESIQEAKQLQNTIISKEITKEEYPFYAFSKSLHKSLIHSLFNDDTNKSHNMNIINEISGLSKHYINEPLKHNTTKIHLSPNYISKLYTNGLISADEYIEIMLKYKFETIEDDDLKD, encoded by the coding sequence ATGAAAAATGTTATGCGAGCATTCTATAGCGATGTTGATCGAGCCAAAGAAGTTTGGGAAAGCCCGAATACTTTATTCATATTTGATACAAACATACTACGCAAGCTATATAGCTATGCAGAACAAACTAGAGAAGACTTTTTCGCTCTTTTAGAAGCGGTATCCGATAAAATATGGATTCCATACCATGTTGCACTCGAGTTCCAACGAGGACGATTGAGTGCAATCAAAGAAGAGAAGGCAATTTTTAGACATATAAATAAAAGTCTGGATGATATAGAAACAATTTTTAAAAAAGATATTGCCAAACTTGATTTGACAACACGACTCCCAAAACTTGCACGCAATACAGATACACTTTACAAAGACATCACAAAACTAATTACAAACTACAAAAAATCAGTTGACTATTGGGATAAAAAACAAATATGCGTACGAAGCCATGACTCAATAAGAGATAAAATCGATATCCTTTTCGAAAACAAAGTTGGACAGCCTCCTGAATCACAGGATTGGCTCAATGATATTTATTCTGAAGGTAAAAACCGCTTTGAAAATAAAACACCACCCGGATTTAAGGATGCAAACAAAGAAAATTCAAAGGAACCATACTTTGAATTTTCAAATTTGAAATATGAACGTCAATACTCTGATTTAGTCATATGGAAGCAAATAATAAACCATGCAAAAAACGAAAACATAGAAAATGTAATATTTGTTACAAATGATTTGAAAGAAGATTGGTGGTACACCATTGATTCGGGTGGAGAAAAGCGCATAGGGCACGACGCTCGGCTAAAAGAAGAAATCTGCAAAGAGTCTGATGTTAAATATTTTCAAATATATGATATGATTGATTTTTTTAAAAACGCGGAACAATTTCTTGACATCAAAATTAATGAAGAATCAATCCAAGAAGCAAAACAATTACAAAACACAATCATCAGCAAAGAAATAACAAAGGAAGAATACCCTTTTTACGCTTTTTCGAAGTCACTTCATAAATCGTTGATACACTCATTATTCAATGATGATACAAACAAATCACACAACATGAACATTATCAATGAAATAAGTGGATTATCAAAACACTACATCAACGAACCATTGAAACATAACACAACAAAAATACATCTATCTCCAAACTACATATCTAAATTATATACAAACGGTTTAATCTCTGCCGATGAGTACATCGAAATAATGCTAAAGTATAAATTTGAAACAATAGAAGATGACGATCTAAAAGATTGA
- a CDS encoding FliI/YscN family ATPase, with the protein MIAPRGALEMLQSLRPAQAYGKVNKVVGLVAEGCGMKAPLGSVCQIIPNDESEPVPAEVVGFRDGNLLFMPYGDMRGISPGSLIRNSSLPPVFPVGNGLLGKAFDAFGAELKAGASMPIATGGYNPLYTDPPNPLLRPRIDEPLDVGVRAINSLLTLGKGQRVGIMAGSGVGKSTLMGMMARYTKADVNVIGLVGERGREVVEFMEKDLGPEGMSRSVLIIATSDQSPLVRMRAAYAATAVAEFFRDQGKDVLLMMDSVTRFAMAAREIGLAVGEPPTTKGYTPTVFAQLPKLLERAGRSEKGTITGIYTVLVDGDDFNEPIADAVRSILDGHIVLTRDLADQGHYPSIDVLRSISRLRSDICSPEVMQAGRVLTKHLATFKRVEDMINIGAYAQGSNPDIDKAIHMVPQINQFLQQAVSEPCPLELSFEQMQQLAGL; encoded by the coding sequence ATGATCGCCCCCCGTGGTGCGCTGGAGATGCTGCAAAGCCTGAGACCGGCGCAGGCCTACGGCAAGGTCAACAAGGTTGTGGGTCTTGTGGCGGAAGGATGCGGCATGAAGGCGCCCCTCGGCTCCGTATGCCAGATCATCCCCAACGACGAAAGCGAACCCGTTCCTGCCGAAGTTGTGGGATTCCGCGACGGCAACCTGCTCTTCATGCCCTATGGCGACATGCGCGGCATAAGCCCCGGTTCGCTCATCCGCAACTCCAGCCTGCCTCCCGTATTTCCTGTCGGTAACGGCCTGCTCGGCAAGGCGTTTGATGCCTTTGGTGCCGAACTCAAGGCCGGTGCCTCCATGCCCATTGCCACAGGCGGCTATAATCCGCTGTATACCGACCCGCCAAACCCGCTGCTGCGTCCCCGCATTGACGAGCCGCTGGATGTGGGTGTGCGCGCCATCAACAGCCTGCTCACCCTCGGCAAAGGCCAGCGCGTGGGCATTATGGCCGGTTCCGGCGTGGGCAAGTCCACCCTCATGGGCATGATGGCCCGCTACACCAAGGCGGATGTAAACGTCATCGGCCTTGTGGGCGAACGTGGCCGCGAGGTGGTGGAATTCATGGAGAAGGACCTTGGTCCTGAAGGCATGTCCCGCTCCGTGCTTATTATCGCCACATCCGACCAGTCTCCGCTGGTGCGTATGCGCGCCGCCTATGCAGCCACCGCTGTGGCCGAATTTTTCCGCGATCAGGGTAAGGACGTGCTCCTGATGATGGACTCCGTCACCCGCTTTGCCATGGCAGCCCGCGAAATCGGCCTTGCCGTAGGCGAGCCCCCCACCACAAAGGGCTACACGCCCACCGTATTCGCACAGCTGCCCAAACTGCTGGAGCGCGCAGGCCGGAGCGAAAAAGGCACCATTACCGGCATTTATACCGTGCTTGTGGACGGCGACGACTTCAACGAACCCATTGCGGACGCTGTGCGTTCCATTCTGGACGGCCATATCGTGCTTACCCGCGACCTTGCCGACCAGGGGCATTATCCTTCCATAGACGTGCTCAGGTCCATCTCGCGTCTGCGCAGCGACATCTGCTCGCCTGAAGTGATGCAGGCAGGTCGCGTGCTCACCAAGCACCTTGCCACGTTCAAACGTGTGGAAGACATGATCAACATCGGTGCCTACGCGCAGGGTTCCAACCCCGACATAGACAAAGCCATCCACATGGTACCGCAGATCAACCAGTTTCTGCAGCAGGCCGTTAGCGAGCCCTGCCCCCTTGAACTGAGCTTTGAGCAGATGCAGCAGCTGGCGGGCTTGTAA
- a CDS encoding FliH/SctL family protein: protein MSSSDAPSEASKWGTIFMGPARTDERSLNQVEGSRSMQWDAATEASYMERVCARAAQRASDILAQAQLDAEQLRQQAMQDGYNAGLQQAQHELEEFQQTMSDSVSGVLGAIQGQCSGIFYRWRQDLVTLLRVAVQRAVGLEISQNRAAILETLLVKAVETLDSQRKLVVRVNPEDEAAVKDILVTTQQRHSGLEVWSVKGDPSINPGGLVVESVDGMVDNTIESRYALVDQILEQLELPGDGI, encoded by the coding sequence ATGTCTTCATCTGATGCACCCTCGGAAGCATCCAAGTGGGGTACCATCTTCATGGGGCCCGCCCGCACCGACGAGCGCTCGCTCAATCAGGTGGAGGGCTCACGCTCCATGCAGTGGGACGCAGCCACAGAGGCCAGTTATATGGAGCGCGTGTGCGCCCGTGCCGCCCAGCGCGCATCCGATATTCTGGCGCAGGCCCAGCTGGATGCCGAACAGCTCAGGCAGCAGGCCATGCAGGACGGCTATAACGCCGGTTTGCAACAGGCACAGCATGAGCTGGAAGAGTTTCAGCAGACCATGAGCGACTCCGTGTCCGGCGTGCTTGGTGCCATTCAGGGCCAGTGCTCGGGCATCTTCTACCGCTGGCGTCAAGATCTTGTCACCCTGCTGCGCGTTGCCGTGCAGCGTGCCGTGGGGCTGGAAATTTCGCAAAACCGCGCGGCCATCCTCGAAACCCTGCTTGTAAAAGCCGTGGAAACACTCGACAGCCAACGCAAGCTCGTGGTGCGCGTGAATCCCGAGGACGAAGCCGCCGTGAAAGATATTCTGGTGACCACGCAGCAGCGCCATTCCGGGCTTGAAGTGTGGTCCGTCAAGGGCGATCCCTCCATCAATCCCGGCGGACTGGTGGTGGAAAGTGTCGACGGCATGGTGGATAACACCATAGAAAGCCGCTACGCGCTGGTGGATCAGATTCTTGAGCAGCTGGAACTGCCCGGAGACGGCATATGA
- the fliG gene encoding flagellar motor switch protein FliG — MAEKVSGASKTAILLLAMGDKFTSEAFKRMDRTEIAQISKAMVELESIPKDLVEDVLREFHHALVTGQEMISGGADTVKRLLMKNLDSETAKYIMDSLNLDSGPAPFRELENVSPRILSQILRNEHPQTLALILGHLHPDQAAELLTNLPAGVRPEILMRLAKLEAVPEDMLMEVDKVLQSQLIAMGGKEGKKVGGVSAVAEILNAVDRATEEEVLSEIEEESAQMAEDIRNLMFVFEDVTGLDDRAVRELLKEISNEDMTMALRGASDELKERFFKNMSERAATMIREDLEIMGPTRLADVEGAQQNVVKVVRRLEVEGRIVIGRGGGDVFI, encoded by the coding sequence GTGGCAGAGAAGGTGAGCGGCGCGTCAAAGACCGCCATCCTGTTGCTGGCCATGGGTGACAAGTTCACGTCCGAAGCGTTCAAGCGCATGGACAGAACCGAAATCGCCCAGATTTCCAAGGCCATGGTCGAACTGGAATCCATTCCCAAGGATCTGGTAGAGGACGTGCTGCGTGAATTTCACCACGCCCTCGTGACCGGACAGGAAATGATCTCCGGCGGCGCAGACACTGTTAAGCGCCTGCTCATGAAGAACCTGGACAGCGAAACCGCCAAGTACATCATGGATTCGCTGAATCTGGATTCCGGCCCTGCTCCCTTCCGCGAACTGGAAAACGTAAGCCCGCGCATTCTCTCTCAGATTCTGCGAAACGAACACCCGCAGACGCTGGCACTCATTCTTGGTCACCTGCATCCCGACCAGGCAGCCGAACTGCTCACCAACCTGCCCGCAGGCGTACGCCCCGAAATTCTCATGCGTCTTGCCAAGCTGGAAGCCGTACCCGAAGACATGCTCATGGAAGTGGACAAGGTTCTCCAGAGCCAGCTCATCGCCATGGGCGGCAAGGAAGGCAAGAAGGTGGGCGGTGTCAGCGCCGTTGCCGAAATCCTCAACGCCGTGGACCGCGCCACCGAAGAAGAGGTTCTCTCCGAGATCGAAGAAGAATCCGCACAGATGGCCGAAGATATCCGCAACCTCATGTTCGTGTTCGAAGACGTTACCGGACTGGACGACCGCGCTGTACGCGAACTGCTGAAGGAAATCTCCAACGAGGACATGACCATGGCCCTGCGTGGCGCCTCGGACGAACTGAAGGAACGCTTCTTCAAGAACATGTCCGAACGCGCAGCCACCATGATCCGTGAAGACCTCGAAATCATGGGACCCACGCGCCTCGCCGATGTGGAAGGCGCCCAGCAGAACGTGGTCAAGGTCGTGCGCAGGCTCGAAGTGGAAGGCCGCATAGTCATCGGCCGCGGAGGTGGAGATGTCTTCATCTGA
- the fliF gene encoding flagellar basal-body MS-ring/collar protein FliF, translating into MSPLLNDAVDKSKAFWGQISISQRVFIGGVSLAVVGVFFALIFWINQPDFKVLYSNLSLEDANRVVKLLDADKIPYQLQNDGATILVPADRVYDQRIRVAGEGSLVGQGIGFEIFDEVKVGQTEFVQKINYQRALQGELARTIMEFPDVESARIHLVVPHRSLFIEEEQKPSASVVLTLAEGKKMDQKDVMAIVNLVTMAVEGMDKSRISVNDTKGNILYYPSDEETLQGLSSSQLDNKLTLQRDIERRIQEMLYPVIGPGKVISKVNADLDFSQRTIRKELFDPESAVVRSEQRSEESTRGQSNLNAGSPDPNFRGDGLTGGLSSQDSNRETRTTNFEINKEEHNIVAPVGEISRLSVAVIVDGTYVKNPDTGEYVFTPRSEEELARIRQLVSNAVGYDSARGDTIEVSSISFGGPDVALEPSLTDVVMDYALRLGKPLLNALLVFLFLVMIVRPVIMAMIRPKVHAGDVVEGLEGLPAGEERLALIESGDELDALDAMKKIEDIKAHAMQLAEQNMEQAVSILKTWLKQPEGAK; encoded by the coding sequence ATGTCACCCCTGCTTAATGATGCCGTAGACAAGTCCAAAGCCTTCTGGGGCCAGATCAGCATTTCTCAGCGCGTCTTCATCGGCGGCGTATCGCTGGCCGTTGTGGGCGTGTTCTTCGCTCTCATCTTCTGGATCAACCAGCCGGACTTCAAGGTGCTCTACTCCAACCTCAGCCTCGAGGACGCCAACAGGGTCGTAAAACTGCTGGATGCCGACAAGATTCCCTATCAGCTGCAAAATGACGGCGCCACCATTCTTGTTCCCGCAGACCGTGTCTACGACCAGCGCATCCGTGTGGCCGGCGAAGGCAGTCTTGTGGGCCAGGGCATCGGCTTTGAAATCTTCGACGAAGTAAAGGTCGGCCAGACCGAATTCGTGCAGAAAATCAACTACCAGCGCGCTCTGCAGGGCGAACTTGCCCGTACCATCATGGAATTTCCCGATGTGGAAAGCGCCCGCATCCACCTTGTAGTGCCTCACCGCAGCCTGTTCATTGAAGAAGAGCAGAAGCCATCGGCCTCTGTCGTACTGACGCTGGCTGAAGGCAAGAAGATGGACCAGAAAGACGTTATGGCCATCGTCAATCTTGTGACCATGGCCGTTGAAGGCATGGACAAGAGCCGCATTTCGGTGAACGACACCAAGGGCAACATTCTCTACTACCCCAGCGACGAAGAAACTCTGCAGGGCCTCAGCTCCTCACAGCTGGACAACAAGCTCACCCTGCAGCGCGATATTGAACGCCGCATTCAGGAAATGCTCTACCCTGTCATTGGCCCCGGCAAGGTCATCTCCAAGGTCAACGCCGACCTCGACTTCTCGCAGCGCACCATCCGCAAGGAACTTTTCGACCCTGAAAGCGCAGTTGTCCGCTCCGAACAGCGCAGTGAAGAAAGCACCAGAGGGCAGTCCAACCTTAACGCCGGTTCTCCCGACCCCAACTTCCGCGGCGACGGTCTGACCGGCGGCCTGAGCAGTCAGGATTCCAACCGCGAAACCCGCACCACCAACTTTGAAATCAACAAGGAAGAGCATAATATCGTCGCGCCTGTGGGCGAAATAAGCCGCCTTTCTGTTGCGGTAATCGTCGACGGCACGTATGTAAAAAACCCAGATACCGGCGAATACGTCTTCACCCCCCGCAGTGAGGAAGAACTGGCCCGCATACGCCAGCTTGTCTCCAACGCGGTGGGCTATGACTCCGCACGCGGCGATACCATAGAAGTTTCCAGCATCTCCTTCGGCGGTCCCGATGTGGCGCTTGAACCCAGCCTTACCGACGTGGTCATGGACTACGCGCTGCGCCTCGGCAAGCCCCTGCTTAACGCCCTGCTGGTCTTCCTCTTCCTCGTCATGATCGTGCGGCCGGTCATCATGGCCATGATCCGTCCCAAGGTTCATGCCGGTGACGTGGTTGAAGGTCTGGAAGGTCTGCCCGCAGGCGAAGAACGGCTGGCACTCATTGAAAGCGGCGACGAACTCGACGCCCTTGACGCCATGAAGAAGATTGAAGACATCAAGGCCCATGCAATGCAGCTTGCCGAGCAGAATATGGAACAGGCCGTGAGCATTCTGAAGACATGGCTCAAGCAGCCTGAAGGAGCGAAGTAG
- the fliE gene encoding flagellar hook-basal body complex protein FliE, which produces MSIQNIGMKAYSNAMHNFSKAQQATTGQSFTLPEAPKASLVETVKDSVRKTNDMQGEKERQIKSFASGETQNVHELMVTLQKASLAMSMTSAVRNKVMEAYKELSRTGF; this is translated from the coding sequence ATGAGCATTCAGAACATCGGCATGAAGGCGTATTCCAACGCCATGCACAACTTCAGCAAGGCGCAGCAGGCAACCACCGGTCAGTCTTTCACCCTGCCCGAAGCCCCCAAGGCCTCGCTCGTGGAAACCGTGAAGGATTCCGTCCGCAAGACCAACGACATGCAGGGTGAAAAAGAACGCCAGATCAAGTCGTTCGCTTCCGGCGAAACCCAGAACGTGCATGAGCTGATGGTTACCCTGCAGAAGGCCAGTCTCGCCATGTCCATGACCAGCGCCGTGCGCAACAAGGTGATGGAAGCCTACAAGGAACTCAGCCGCACCGGCTTCTAA
- the flgC gene encoding flagellar basal body rod protein FlgC: protein MDFMTALDIGASALSAERTHMNIISMNLANAKTTRTAEGGPYRRKTVLMAETEVDHPFSKQMQSALDRELRGVRVMHVAQDKRPLKQVYEPGHPDANAEGFVSYPDINVVEEMAALMTVQRGYEANVATMDAVKSMYNKALELAK, encoded by the coding sequence ATGGACTTCATGACAGCACTCGATATCGGCGCCTCTGCGCTCAGCGCGGAACGGACCCATATGAACATCATATCCATGAACCTTGCCAACGCCAAGACCACCAGAACGGCCGAGGGCGGTCCTTACCGCCGCAAAACGGTGCTCATGGCGGAAACGGAAGTGGATCATCCGTTCAGCAAGCAGATGCAGTCCGCACTGGACAGGGAACTGCGCGGCGTCCGCGTCATGCATGTGGCGCAGGACAAGCGCCCTCTCAAGCAGGTGTATGAACCCGGCCACCCCGACGCAAATGCCGAGGGCTTTGTTTCCTACCCCGACATCAACGTGGTGGAAGAAATGGCCGCACTCATGACCGTGCAGCGTGGCTACGAAGCCAACGTGGCCACCATGGACGCCGTGAAGTCCATGTACAACAAAGCACTCGAACTCGCCAAATAG